A window from Plasmodium chabaudi chabaudi strain AS genome assembly, chromosome: 11 encodes these proteins:
- a CDS encoding pyrroline-5-carboxylate reductase, putative translates to MENIKLGFLGLGQMGLALANGISNSNIIKKENIYYYSPSKKNTDFVYVNSNVEVTKKCDIIICAVKPDMASSVLSDIKPHLASKLLISICGGLKIKTLEQMAGDDAKIVWVMPNTPCLVGEGTFIYCSNKNVDAQNKKYVNEIFNSCGDAHEINEKHMDIGTAISGCGPAYVYLFIESLIDAGVKNGLNRDLSKKLVLQTLKGSVKMVKESHQPVQQLKDNICSPGGITAMGLYTLEKNGFKYGVMEAVDAAFQKSKAMS, encoded by the exons atggaaaacataaaattag GATTTTTGGGTTTAGGACAAATGGGATTAGCATTAGCAAATGGAATATCTAATTccaatataattaaaaaggaaaatatttattattattctccatcaaaaaaaaataccgACTTTGTTTATGTGAATTCAAATGTAGAG gTTACCAAAAAATGcgatataattatatgcgCAGTTAAACCAGACATGGCCAGCTCGGTTTTAAGTGATATTAAG CCCCATTTAGCATCAAAGTTGCTGATATCCATTTGCGGCGGATTAAAGATCAAAACTTTGGAACaa ATGGCTGGAGATGATGCTAAAATCGTTTGGGTTATGCCTAATACCCCATGTTTAGTTGGAGAAGgaacatttatttattgctctaataaaaatgtggatgctcaaaataaaaaatatgtgaatgaaatatttaattcatgTGGAGATGCCCATGAAATAAACGAAAAACACATGGATATAGGAACAGCTATATCAGGTTGTGGACCtgcatatgtttatttatttatagaaaGTTTAATTGATGCTGGAGTTAAAAATGGATTAAACCGagatttatcaaaaaaattagtttTACAAACTCTTAAAGGATCTGTTAAAATGGTTAAAGAATCTCATCAACCAGTCCAACAATTAAAAGATAACATATGCTCTCCAGGAGGTATTACAGCTATGGGTTTATATACCCTTGAAAAAAACGGTTTCAAATATGGAG TTATGGAAGCAGTTGATGCCGCTTTCCAAAAATCAAAAGCAATGAGCTAA
- a CDS encoding U3 small nucleolar RNA-associated protein 21, putative yields the protein MVAGKNSPSPLKLSDVFAQETSQASTKNENHNANGSKENTKNILNKYRITESNKNGIVNMRIKKGFHMTNKNNNITTKEVNDPNKVEDGQFYNNSTKNIINKKIYKESNLLIANGTSGLIVHNGIICLSKKGTQLFIVSSLKRSYCIYDPHKLRKAYSSGYFSEDIKNLYIFNGYVYTLFSKKLYKINDTEEKKIFNMDCHKYNIIDLLIVSDYLLTYSKKEIIIWDDSKNDEHHFVTNSYSDEDSSYEEEEEIDEEKKETLEEGDEIEMPDTTSLDNDDLENKENSFEDKNYLYKIITLFDDESCTEINKIIHPDGYTNKILILTNENKLYLYNINKEKIIHEYNCINNLNLNEHKHIKIMSKTNKNNEICIVTTQNELYIIHIEKDEIIYSKNIYMNDDLISCINFYNYKEDGEMVSVILLGTEQGKILMINEKNIQYFTLRNAHDYVKTILVAPNGYIYSAGYDNKINLLNFNKNLFTLEIMKKRNSCVGVVNKIKYLDDENYKLLVSANLSNPLNEGNLFIISPNNPEQNREFSWSKKIKILNKNIIDFDINTNRHYDWNNILICLENSDRVFLGSSYKKVIENEFLSLPPEVIEKTQRDLNFGEKKQKMNNNIGTDESDNDNENILLLDGKIKVKNVIQHVEEDYKIYDENNKDSDYFFNRKKKKYATSVLISTCGHIGIVGYNDGEIHSFNIQSTTYRSEYKLNKYSIKSKAHINGEVLKLYLYGINHFVSAVNSEEDTCLRVWNIYTGDLTYTYNIKNECKLEENNNSEENIKIQSFYHYNILTVVCVSNNNILILDIEQKCITRKLKFLSSVSNVTFSKDNRLILFALDNKVLLVYEIISNTFIDYLSFKNHIIYMIYNDINLYTAHHNSPNFIYSFTNKNLFNNNNYVVNDYKLFNAMPFEQFSDSENESSSEYPYRTWNLDELTMNNENAENDTTHLNYSENDSHLKSKNKYNYIDVVQPYVSSENQINKNLLTMSGFTISKIAYLIFLDKIKENCRVDENVKKNEDIPFFLSAKLDSNNNNINNIEYIDEKEDEFLKNITKENPINDQTEDKTAEEISANDKESEQNENEIENKQIITKSAQKSKRIKNSIKDGIICSKLQELIGKTEESYNETLKYLKSLSPSGVHFNILSLSTRKELENMMNFFVYHVKTNDNIDLIQSYILIFLKAHGKKLLKAKDKNLQNSTRVLLQEVQKNWSNINFLFENIIFFINFLTNIQME from the exons atggtgGCAGGTAAAAATTCACCTTCGCCCCTAAAACTTAGCGATGTATTTGCACAAGAAACAAGTCAGGCatcaacaaaaaatgaaaatcatAATGCAAATGGGAGCAAGGAAAATactaaaaacatattaaataaatacagaATAACtgaatcaaataaaaatggaatagtCAATATgcgtataaaaaaaggattCCATATgactaataaaaataataatataacaacTAAAGAAGTTAATGACCCAAATAAAGTAGAAGATGggcaattttataataatagtacaaaaaatattataaataaaaaaatatacaaagaAAGTAATTTACTAATAGCAAATGGAACTTCGGGGCTAATTGTACACAATGGAATAATATGTCTATCCAAAAAAGGAACtcaattatttattgtatcAAGCCTTAAGAGATCATATTGTATTTATGATCCACATAAATTACGAAAGGCATACTCTTCAGGATATTTTTcagaagatataaaaaatttatatatttttaacgGTTATGTTTATACTCTTTTTAGTAAAAaactttataaaataaatgatactgaagaaaaaaaaatttttaatatggattgtcataaatataatattattgatCTATTAATTGTCTCAGActatttattaacatatagcaaaaaggaaataataatttgggACGATTCCAAAAATGATGAACACCATTTTGTAACAAATTCGTATAGTGATGAAGACTCCAGTtatgaagaagaagaagaaatagacgaagaaaaaaaggaaactTTAGAAGAAGGAGATGAAATTGAAATGCCTGATACAACATCGTTGGATAATGATGAtttggaaaataaagaaaatagtTTTGAGGATAAAAATTAcctttataaaattataacacTTTTCGATGACGAATCATGCactgaaataaataaaattattcatCCCGATGGAtacacaaataaaattttaatattaacaaatgaaaataaactatatttatataatattaataaagaaaagatAATACATGAATACAACTgtataaacaatttaaacTTAAATGAGCATAAGCATATTAAGATAATGTccaaaacaaataaaaataatgaaatatgcATAGTAACAACccaaaatgaattatatataatacatattgaaaaagatgaaataatatattcaaaaaatatatatatgaatgatGATTTAATAAGctgtattaatttttataattataaagaaGATGGAGAAATGGTATctgttattttattaggTACTGAACAAGGGAAAATTCTTAtgataaatgaaaaaaatatacaatattttacattaaGAAATGCTCATGATTAtgtaaaaacaattttagtTGCCCCCAATGGATACATATATAGTGCTGgatatgataataaaattaatttattaaattttaataaaaatctaTTTACTCTagaaattatgaaaaaacgAAATAGCTGTGTTGGTGttgtaaacaaaataaaatatttagatgatgaaaattataaattattagtaTCAGCAAATTTATCAAATCCATTAAATGAAGGTAACTTATTTATAATCAGTCCAAATAATCCTGAACAAAATCGAGAATTCTCGTGgagtaaaaaaatcaaaattttaaataaaaatataatagattTTGATATTAATACTAATAGACATTATGATTGGaataacattttaatatgcTTGGAAAATTCTGATCGTGTTTTTCTTGGGTCGTCTTACAAAAAGGTGatagaaaatgaatttttatcGTTACCACCTGAGGTTATAGAAAAGACACAGAGAGATCTAAATTTtggtgaaaaaaaacaaaaaatgaataacaACATTGGAACCGATGAATCGGATAATGATAACGAAAACATACTTTTGCTTGACGGAAAAATTAAGGTGAAGAATGTCATCCAACATGTAGAAGAggattataaaatatatgatgaaaataataaagattctgattatttttttaatagaaaaaaaaaaaaatatgcaactAGTGTATTAATATCCACTTGTGGACATATAGGCATTGTTGGCTATAATGATGGAGAGATACATTCATTTAATATTCAGTCGACTACATATCGAAgtgaatataaattaaataaatattcaattAAATCTAAGGCCCATATAAATGGAGAAGTATTAaaactatatttatatggtATTAATCATTTTGTTTCTGCTGTCAATTCTGAAGAAGATACATGCTTGAGGGTatggaatatatatactggTGATTTAacttatacatataatataaaaaatgaatgcAAACTAGAAGAAAACAACAACtctgaagaaaatataaaaattcaatccttttatcattataatattcttaCAGTTGTTTGCgtatcaaataataatatacttattttagATATTGAACAAAAATGCATAACtagaaaattaaaatttttatcttcaGTTTCAAATGTAACATTTAGCAAAGATAATAGATTAATCTTATTTGCATTAGATAATAAAGTGCTATTGGTATATGaaattatatcaaatacttttattgattatttatcatttaaaaatcatattatatatatgatatataacgatataaatttatatacagCTCATCATAATAGcccaaattttatttattcatttacaaataaaaatttgtttaataataataattatgttgttaatgattataaattatttaatgcaATGCCCTTCGAACAATTTTCAGACTCAGAAAATGAGAGCAGTAGTGAATATCCTTATCGAACTTGGAATTTAGATGAACTAACTatgaataatgaaaatgctGAAAATGATACTACACATTTGAATTATTCTGAAAATGATTCCCATTtgaaatcaaaaaataaatataattatatagatGTAGTACAACCATATGTATCTAGCGAAAaccaaattaataaaaatttattaacaatGTCAGGATTTACTATATCAAAAATAgcttatttaatatttttagacaagataaaagaaaattgtAGGGTTGACGAAAatgtcaaaaaaaatgaagatattcctttttttcttagTGCCAAATTAGATAgcaacaataataatataaacaatatagaatatattgatgaaaaagaagatgaatttttaaaaaatattacaaaagAAAATCCTATTAATGATCAAACGGAAGATAAAACGGCTGAAGAAATAAGTGCCAATGATAAAGAGTcagaacaaaatgaaaatgaaatagaaaataaacaaattattacaaaatCTGCTCAAAAATCTAAGcgcataaaaaatagtatcaAAGATGGCATCATTTGCTCAAAGTTGCAAGAATTGATTGGAAAAACCGAGGAATCTTATAATG AAACCTTGAAATATTTGAAGAGTTTATCACCATCAGGAGTTCATTTTAATATCTTATCTTTAAGTACACGGAAAGAg CTtgaaaatatgatgaaTTTCTTTGTTTATCATGTAAAGACAAATGACAACATAGACTTAATccaatcatatatattaatatttttaaaa GCACAtggtaaaaaattattaaaagcaAAGGACAAGAACTTACAAAATTCTACAAGAGTATTACTTCAAGAagttcaaaaaaattggtCAAACattaactttttatttgaaaatattattttttttataaattttttaacaaatattCAAATGGAATAA
- a CDS encoding T-complex protein 1 subunit delta, putative, translating to MAEVAKGKSTENLNRNEKQNDVRQMNILAAKAVADVTRTSLGPKGMDKMIEDGKGGVIITNDGATILKEMAVAHPTAKMIVELSKAQDVEAGDGTTSVVVMCGSLLSVCKNLLDKNIHCQKISESFFEASVKSLEILREMSIPIDLNDKNMLIQNAITSLNSKVVSHNSSLLAPIAVDVILKITDINNDKNVDLNNIRIVKKLGGTIEDTEIVDGLIFTGNKICKKAYGIKNLSQAKIGLIQFCLSLPKTDMDNTVVVKDYNSMDRLLREERVIIAKMVKKIASTGCNLLLIQKSVLRDAVNDLALDFLAKAKIMVIKDIEREDIEFISKTCNCVPVASLDYFTPDKLGYAENVVTESVGYGEIVKITGVESKNTISVLVRASNNMMLDEAERSLHDALCVVRSLVKERAILPGGAAPEMELSQKLYQWANTLKGSKQICVKAFSDALELIPYTLAENAGLSPLHIVTELRNKHAEGHKYYGINIRTGTISNMIDENVIQPLLVTSTAIKLATETVMMILKIDDTVVCR from the exons ATGGCTGAAGTAGCAA aGGGTAAATCCACAGAAAACTTAAAcagaaatgaaaaacaaaacgATGTGAGgcaaatgaatattttggCAGCTAAAGCTGTAGCTGATGTAACACGAACAAGTTTAGGACCCAAAGGAATGGATAAAAtg attGAAGATGGAAAGGGAGGTGTTATAATCACAAATGATGGAGCAACCATTTTGAAAGAAATGGCAGTTGCTCACCCAACAGCAAAAATGATAGTTGAACTGAGTAAAGCACAAGATGTAGAAGCAGGAGATGGTACTACTTCTGTTGTTGTTATGTGTGGGTCACTCTTGAGTGTATGCAAAAATTTATtggataaaaatattcattgtCAAAAAATATCAGAAAGTTTTTTTGAAGCATCAGTAAAAAGTTTAGAAATATTAAGAGAAATGTCTATTCCAATTgatttaaatgataaaaatatgttaatacAAAATGCTATAACATCATTAAATTCGAAAGTTGTTTCACATAACTCTTCATTATTAGCACCAATAGCTGTAGatgttatattaaaaattactgatataaataatgataaaaacgTCGATTTAAACAATATAagaattgtaaaaaaattaggtGGTACTATTGAAGATACTGAAATAGTAGATGGACTAATATTTACAGgtaacaaaatatgtaaaaaagcatatggaataaaaaatttgtctCAAGCTAAAATAGGTTTAATTCAATTTTGCCTATCCTTACCAAAAACTGATATGGATAACACTGTTGTAGTAAAAGACTATAATAGTATGGATAGATTATTAAGAGAAGAAAGAGTAATAATAGCTAAAatggtaaaaaaaatagctagtACAGGTTGTAATTTATtgttaatacaaaaaagtgTATTACGAGATGCAGTCAATGATTTAGCATTAGACTTTTTAGCTAAAGCAAAAATTATGGTTATTAAAGATATTGAAAGAGAAGACATTGAGTTTATATCAAAAACATGTAATTGTGTTCCTGTAGCTAGTTTGGATTACTTTACTCCAGATAAATTAGGTTATGCAGAAAATGTTGTGACCGAATCAGTAGGTTATGGTGaaattgttaaaattaCAGGTGTAGaatcaaaaaatactatATCAGTTTTAGTAAGAGCATCTAATAATATGATGTTAGATGAAGCAGAAAGGTCATTACATGATGCATTGTGTGTCGTTAGAAGTTTAGTTAAAGAAAGAGCTATATTACCTGGTGGAGCTGCACCAGAAATGGAATTATctcaaaaattatatcaatGGGCAAATACATTAAAAGGATCAAAGCAGATATGTGTTAAAGCATTTTCAGATGCTTTAGAATTAATACCTTATACCTTAGCTGAAAATGCAGGATTGTCACCATTACACATCGTAACAGAATTAAGAAATAAGCATGCCGAAGGCCATAAATATTACGGAATTAATATAAGAACTGGTACTATATCAAATATGATTGATGAAAATGTTATACAACCATTATTAGTAACATCGACAGCAATTAAATTGGCAACAGAAACAGTTATGATGATTTTAAAGATTGACGATACGGTTGTGTgcagataa